From Spartinivicinus ruber, the proteins below share one genomic window:
- a CDS encoding IS630 family transposase, producing MARIASIPDELYDYDFDALLNREPHPRTRLRLLAMAHLQAGWSQTEIARALRKSNNTIQDWLNRFRRDGLEGLYEQPGRGKKPFLCPSQYNEFKAAVITLQNHRQGGRVQGKDIQQLLLEQFNIDYSLSSIYEVLHKAGLSWITSRSKHPNHRPDKQQAFKKTLKKRP from the coding sequence ATGGCAAGGATTGCTTCTATTCCAGATGAATTGTATGACTACGACTTTGATGCCTTACTGAACAGAGAACCACATCCAAGAACACGGCTTCGCTTATTAGCGATGGCTCATTTACAAGCAGGTTGGTCTCAAACTGAAATAGCACGAGCATTAAGGAAATCAAACAATACCATTCAGGACTGGCTCAACCGTTTTAGACGAGATGGCCTTGAAGGACTTTATGAACAACCCGGTAGAGGAAAAAAACCGTTTCTTTGTCCTTCACAATATAATGAATTTAAAGCAGCGGTTATTACCTTACAAAACCATCGTCAAGGCGGTAGAGTTCAGGGTAAAGACATACAACAGTTGCTGCTGGAACAATTTAATATAGACTACAGCTTAAGTAGTATTTATGAAGTATTGCATAAAGCAGGACTTTCTTGGATTACATCAAGATCTAAACATCCTAATCATCGCCCAGATAAACAGCAAGCATTTAAAAAAACTTTGAAAAAGAGGCCTTAA
- a CDS encoding tail protein X: MLTGPRTVSGQTLDEIAWRFYGKTTGCVELILEANPNLSKQPTILPSGLIIQLPDIPASLAFQGC; this comes from the coding sequence GTGTTAACAGGCCCTAGAACAGTATCAGGCCAAACCCTAGATGAAATTGCCTGGCGTTTTTATGGCAAGACGACAGGTTGTGTGGAGTTGATATTGGAAGCTAACCCTAATTTATCAAAGCAACCAACCATTTTACCCAGTGGCTTAATCATTCAATTACCAGATATTCCCGCTAGCCTTGCCTTCCAAGGGTGCTAA
- a CDS encoding substrate-binding periplasmic protein, translated as MAQTPLVIIVTVFWVCYIYANDTIIFDTYPPLTYINSKTGKVDGPIAQLIKEANQNIKQKIEIQLHPTLRMFKNLKNHSTHAAFGMSYRAERARKWYYSYPINYVNYSIYVNKTNPLKYSKREQLEGYTVATWGPTNMSKTLSSFAELIPNLTIKIFPEYKNVYKMLDNGRFGEKGAIYAPDSNAELSIRKELLSNIRFSGVDKKNIYYIVFVKDITPKSYIYKFNEAILNLYKNGRMSEIYSSFSKQGIIAKVPSKDDFRILSQ; from the coding sequence ATGGCACAAACCCCACTAGTCATAATAGTCACAGTTTTTTGGGTTTGCTATATATATGCTAATGATACGATAATTTTTGATACATACCCTCCACTGACATATATAAACTCAAAAACAGGGAAAGTTGATGGACCAATAGCTCAGCTTATTAAAGAAGCAAACCAAAATATCAAGCAAAAAATAGAAATACAACTTCATCCTACTTTAAGAATGTTTAAAAATTTAAAAAATCACAGCACACATGCTGCATTTGGCATGAGCTATAGGGCTGAGAGAGCCAGAAAATGGTATTATAGCTATCCAATAAATTATGTAAATTATTCTATCTATGTTAACAAAACCAATCCTTTAAAATACTCTAAACGAGAGCAGCTAGAGGGTTATACAGTTGCTACTTGGGGGCCAACAAATATGTCTAAAACCTTGAGTAGTTTTGCTGAGCTCATTCCAAACTTAACGATTAAAATTTTCCCCGAATATAAGAATGTTTACAAAATGCTAGACAATGGACGATTTGGAGAAAAAGGAGCTATTTATGCTCCTGATTCAAATGCAGAACTATCAATTAGAAAAGAGCTATTGAGTAATATAAGATTTTCCGGAGTTGATAAAAAAAACATCTATTACATAGTTTTTGTTAAAGACATCACGCCAAAATCTTACATTTATAAGTTTAATGAAGCTATATTAAACTTATATAAAAATGGGAGGATGTCTGAAATTTACAGCAGTTTCTCAAAACAAGGGATCATAGCTAAAGTACCTTCAAAAGATGACTTCAGAATATTGAGTCAGTAG
- a CDS encoding substrate-binding periplasmic protein, giving the protein MKSNPIIFLIIIIYYLPWLSIANEHHINIYYHERLPYYKMKNNKLIGIVGNRAQQILDKSGITYRILNIPAARQIDEVKSNEEHICAIGWFKNEEREIFAKFSMPIYQDKPAVLITTKDQTDILKTKKIDELLANKSLYIGLKLGYSYGEFIDKKISQHKPNELHTSKGNFGMMEMLKAKRFDYFIVAEEEAEELISPTNSHFIIHRLSDLPPGSHRYFMCSKKVDNSIIHKINQATKSLSF; this is encoded by the coding sequence ATGAAAAGCAATCCTATTATATTTTTGATAATTATAATCTATTATCTACCTTGGTTATCAATCGCAAACGAACATCATATTAATATTTATTATCATGAGCGACTTCCTTACTACAAAATGAAAAATAATAAGCTTATTGGCATTGTTGGGAATCGAGCTCAACAAATATTAGACAAAAGTGGTATCACATATCGAATATTAAACATACCAGCCGCACGCCAAATAGATGAAGTAAAATCTAATGAGGAGCACATATGTGCTATCGGTTGGTTCAAAAATGAAGAAAGAGAGATATTCGCAAAGTTCTCTATGCCGATTTATCAAGATAAACCAGCGGTGTTAATTACAACCAAAGATCAAACCGACATACTTAAAACTAAAAAAATTGATGAATTACTTGCAAATAAAAGCTTGTATATTGGTCTTAAACTAGGGTATTCATACGGTGAATTTATAGATAAAAAAATCAGTCAGCATAAACCAAACGAACTACACACTTCAAAGGGTAATTTTGGAATGATGGAAATGCTAAAAGCCAAGAGATTTGATTATTTCATCGTTGCTGAAGAAGAAGCGGAAGAGCTAATCTCCCCCACTAACAGTCACTTTATAATACATAGGTTATCTGACCTTCCTCCAGGAAGTCATCGTTATTTTATGTGCAGTAAAAAAGTAGACAATAGTATAATTCACAAAATCAATCAAGCCACAAAAAGTCTAAGCTTTTAA
- a CDS encoding type 2 periplasmic-binding domain-containing protein: MKSFTTISLALFIVFSRISLSELTVTHVSKYSETDNRDLYYIELLHLVLNKTKNTDGNFTVNMAESPLSQDRAIASLQENKFISVLWTMTSRRREELLLPIRIPLLKGLLGHRIFIIREKDKTKFESIKSLEQLKKYRAGQGHDWPDTIILTTNGITTITSPDYEGLFAMLKHRRFDYFPRGVTEVWGEIESHKNDHFIVNETLMLVYPAPFYFFVNKSNTKLADRLERGLWLSIKDGSFDQLFYNHPSHAEIFKSANMENRIIFNLKNPLLPPQTPLEKEVLWHKVNNHYH; this comes from the coding sequence ATGAAATCATTCACCACTATCTCATTGGCTCTATTTATAGTTTTCAGCCGCATATCATTAAGTGAGCTTACCGTTACCCATGTGTCAAAGTATAGCGAAACAGATAATAGAGATTTATATTATATAGAGTTATTACACCTGGTTCTTAATAAAACTAAAAACACTGACGGAAACTTCACTGTTAACATGGCTGAATCACCTTTAAGCCAAGATAGGGCAATTGCCAGCCTTCAAGAAAATAAATTTATAAGTGTCTTATGGACTATGACTTCCCGTCGTCGTGAAGAGCTACTTTTACCGATTCGTATTCCTCTGTTAAAAGGATTACTTGGCCACCGAATTTTCATTATTCGAGAAAAAGATAAAACAAAGTTTGAATCAATCAAAAGTCTTGAGCAGCTCAAAAAGTACCGAGCAGGCCAAGGCCACGATTGGCCAGATACAATAATCCTAACAACAAATGGCATAACAACCATTACAAGCCCTGATTATGAAGGGTTATTTGCAATGTTGAAACACCGTAGATTTGACTATTTTCCTCGTGGAGTTACTGAAGTTTGGGGAGAAATAGAGTCACACAAAAATGATCACTTTATCGTGAATGAGACTCTAATGCTTGTCTATCCAGCCCCATTCTACTTTTTTGTTAATAAATCTAATACGAAACTTGCCGATAGATTGGAAAGAGGTTTATGGCTATCGATAAAGGATGGCAGCTTTGATCAGCTCTTTTATAATCACCCATCACATGCTGAAATTTTTAAATCAGCCAATATGGAAAATAGAATAATTTTCAATCTAAAAAACCCTTTACTTCCTCCTCAAACCCCGCTGGAAAAAGAGGTGCTCTGGCATAAAGTTAATAACCACTACCACTAA
- a CDS encoding phage late control D family protein: MGLTPVFKVVANSVDITQKIQERLLLLQVTDCAGIDSDTLEIKLDDRDHKIALPATGAKLMVWLGYQETGLVRMGTYIVDEIEITGPPWAICIRGKAADMRKEMKAPRTEKWQKAGKPSPYFPLTEIVSTVAARYQLEPRVGEEYQQAAYPVINQTDESDLHLLSRLAKDLGAIAKPAGNYLLFVKRGKGKSVSGIKLPTVNLQPTDITDLYIIIAERGAFQSVTAKYEDQGNAKTQQVTIGEGKPCHTIRKKFKTQEEAAKAAKAKLDHYQRGEASIEINLPGKPELMAEADLSMVGFRDGVNGIWTIERVTHTLDSNGYKSVVEAATKE; this comes from the coding sequence ATGGGATTAACGCCAGTTTTTAAAGTGGTGGCTAATTCAGTGGATATCACCCAAAAAATCCAGGAAAGGTTGTTACTGCTGCAAGTGACAGATTGTGCAGGCATTGATTCCGATACCTTGGAAATCAAACTGGATGATCGTGACCATAAAATAGCCTTGCCTGCCACGGGTGCTAAATTAATGGTGTGGTTGGGCTACCAAGAAACCGGCTTGGTGAGAATGGGCACCTATATAGTTGATGAAATTGAAATCACAGGGCCACCTTGGGCGATTTGTATTCGGGGTAAAGCGGCAGATATGCGCAAGGAGATGAAAGCCCCACGGACAGAGAAGTGGCAAAAGGCTGGTAAGCCTTCTCCTTATTTTCCGCTGACTGAAATTGTGTCTACGGTGGCTGCCCGTTATCAGCTGGAACCCAGAGTAGGGGAGGAATACCAACAAGCGGCTTATCCTGTGATCAACCAAACCGATGAAAGTGACTTGCACCTGTTGTCGCGTTTAGCCAAAGACCTTGGAGCGATTGCTAAACCTGCGGGTAACTATCTATTGTTTGTGAAGCGGGGGAAGGGCAAGTCAGTTTCAGGCATCAAACTACCAACGGTTAACCTGCAGCCTACTGATATAACTGATTTATACATAATCATTGCTGAACGGGGGGCTTTTCAGAGTGTAACAGCCAAGTACGAGGACCAAGGCAACGCGAAAACGCAACAGGTGACCATCGGTGAAGGCAAGCCCTGCCACACTATCCGGAAGAAATTCAAAACCCAAGAAGAAGCAGCAAAGGCAGCAAAAGCCAAGTTAGATCACTACCAGCGAGGTGAGGCTAGTATCGAGATCAACTTACCGGGCAAACCAGAATTAATGGCCGAAGCTGACTTATCAATGGTAGGGTTTCGTGATGGGGTGAATGGCATTTGGACGATTGAGCGGGTGACGCATACATTGGATAGTAATGGATATAAATCAGTTGTCGAAGCAGCGACTAAGGAGTGA
- a CDS encoding cyclic-phosphate processing receiver domain-containing protein, with product MGYDVVLWIEEAVVTRQFIPPKIKVHSANSSARLKMEAGIGNITRHIGL from the coding sequence ATAGGTTATGATGTGGTGTTATGGATTGAAGAAGCTGTTGTGACCAGACAGTTTATCCCACCTAAAATCAAAGTTCATTCTGCTAATAGCTCGGCGAGGCTTAAGATGGAGGCGGGGATTGGGAATATTACTAGGCATATAGGTTTGTGA
- a CDS encoding phage tail protein, giving the protein MPQPMLILTNAQQQIRYRFSRNTAAYQARNRSTQYRWAKHDRISTDPALQFIGPGEDTLKLDGVIYPEYRGGLKQMESLRQEAGKGRPFLLIEGTGLVFGKYVIESIDEDQEYFLVDGQPQKITFRLTLKKYGDDHAIL; this is encoded by the coding sequence ATGCCACAACCCATGCTTATCCTCACTAATGCCCAACAACAAATCCGCTACCGATTCAGTCGTAACACTGCTGCTTACCAAGCTCGCAACCGGTCCACCCAATACCGTTGGGCAAAACACGACCGAATTAGTACAGATCCTGCCTTACAATTTATTGGCCCTGGTGAAGATACCTTGAAATTAGATGGGGTGATTTATCCGGAATATCGAGGTGGCCTGAAGCAAATGGAGTCACTCAGACAGGAAGCGGGGAAGGGCAGGCCATTTTTATTAATTGAAGGGACTGGGTTGGTATTTGGTAAGTACGTGATTGAATCCATCGATGAGGATCAAGAGTATTTTTTAGTCGATGGTCAACCCCAGAAGATCACCTTTCGCTTAACCCTAAAAAAATACGGTGATGACCATGCAATCCTATAG
- a CDS encoding ISAs1 family transposase yields the protein MVKNSTVLDHFEQLDDPRMERHRRHKLIDIITITICAALCGADDWVAIERFGNAKESWFKSFLELPNGIPSHDTFGRFFSRLCPISFQSCFIQWIQSITDSLPGKLVAIDGKTLRRSFTEPDKKNAIHLVNAWSIENKLVLGQLKTDRKSNEITAIPELLEAITVKGAVVSIDAMGCHKAIAEKTREKEAHYLLAVKNNQPRLYSAIQEQLYSKKAKVYQRPAIDFHSSEKEQHGRHEIRRCWVYHSVAKLPIATEWIDLAAVVRVETERTLQGKKAKEQRYYISSQPLSAKAVSEMIQHHWQIENSLHWSLDVAFREDDSRIRIGHSAENMSRIRQIALNILKQDDTYKIGIKNKRLSAGWDHEYLMKLICSV from the coding sequence TTGGTAAAAAATAGTACAGTTTTAGATCATTTTGAACAGTTAGATGATCCTCGAATGGAACGCCATCGTCGCCATAAGCTCATTGATATTATTACTATTACGATTTGTGCCGCTTTATGTGGAGCAGATGACTGGGTAGCTATTGAGCGATTTGGTAACGCCAAAGAATCATGGTTTAAAAGCTTTCTAGAACTACCGAATGGAATACCCTCTCATGATACCTTTGGTCGTTTTTTCTCACGCCTTTGCCCTATCTCGTTTCAAAGCTGCTTCATCCAATGGATTCAGTCAATCACTGATAGCTTACCTGGCAAGCTGGTAGCAATTGATGGTAAAACCCTTAGACGATCATTTACTGAACCTGATAAGAAGAACGCTATTCACTTGGTTAACGCATGGTCAATAGAAAATAAGCTGGTGTTAGGCCAACTTAAAACTGATAGGAAATCCAATGAAATCACCGCCATTCCTGAACTATTAGAAGCAATAACAGTTAAAGGTGCTGTTGTATCAATAGATGCGATGGGATGTCACAAAGCCATTGCTGAAAAAACTCGTGAAAAAGAGGCTCATTACTTGTTGGCAGTTAAAAATAACCAACCTCGTTTATATTCTGCTATTCAAGAACAACTGTATTCTAAAAAAGCCAAAGTGTATCAACGTCCCGCTATAGACTTTCATTCTTCAGAAAAAGAACAGCATGGCCGTCATGAGATACGGCGCTGCTGGGTTTATCACTCAGTGGCTAAACTACCTATAGCAACAGAGTGGATCGATTTAGCGGCTGTCGTTAGGGTTGAAACAGAGCGCACCTTGCAAGGCAAAAAAGCAAAAGAACAACGCTATTATATTTCTAGCCAGCCCTTGTCAGCAAAAGCTGTCAGTGAAATGATTCAGCATCATTGGCAAATTGAGAATAGCCTACATTGGAGTCTGGATGTTGCATTTAGGGAAGATGATAGTCGAATTCGTATAGGCCATTCAGCTGAAAACATGTCCAGGATTAGACAAATAGCCCTTAATATACTTAAACAAGATGACACTTATAAAATTGGTATAAAAAATAAGAGGCTGTCTGCTGGTTGGGATCATGAGTATTTAATGAAGTTGATTTGTTCCGTGTAA
- a CDS encoding M15 family metallopeptidase: protein MPKFSHTSLDCLASCHKDLQVLFSEIIKDCDCSILFGHRNQQDQDAAFAAGRSKLAFPHSKHYRLPAFAVDVAPYPINWEDYNRFYYFGGLVVGTAIKLLVVLKPIFE from the coding sequence ATGCCTAAATTCAGCCATACATCATTAGATTGCTTAGCTTCCTGCCACAAAGACCTTCAAGTTTTATTCAGCGAGATCATTAAAGATTGTGATTGCAGTATTTTATTTGGCCACCGTAATCAGCAAGATCAGGATGCCGCTTTTGCTGCTGGTCGTTCTAAGCTGGCATTTCCCCATAGCAAACATTATCGACTCCCAGCCTTTGCTGTGGATGTAGCGCCTTATCCAATTAATTGGGAGGACTATAACCGGTTTTATTATTTTGGTGGGTTAGTGGTAGGAACGGCGATAAAGTTGTTGGTGGTGCTCAAACCTATTTTTGAATAA
- a CDS encoding IS1595 family transposase, protein MAINKVQFQKGLSLNEFLKQYGTEEQCFNTLYKLRWPEGFQCPNCGYDKCCQLTTRKLQQCYKCHQQTSVTAGTIFESTKLPLKTWFQGMYLISQDKKGISAIELHRHLGISYQAAWRMKHKLMKVMQEREGTKQLSGFIEIDDAYLGGERTGCKRGRGADGKIPFVAAVETTKQGQPTRIKLSILKGFNKEEITAWSRQNLAKGSTVISDGLACFNGVIEAGCLHDKIVCGGGRASVEEPEFYWVNTILGNLKSALRSTYHAIRAKYAQRYLAEFQYRFNRRFSLVEFIPRLAFVALRTPPLPGKLLNIA, encoded by the coding sequence ATGGCTATCAACAAAGTTCAATTTCAAAAAGGCCTGAGTTTAAACGAGTTTCTCAAACAATATGGTACAGAAGAACAATGCTTTAATACCTTATACAAATTGCGATGGCCAGAAGGTTTTCAGTGCCCCAATTGTGGATACGACAAATGCTGTCAACTCACTACTAGAAAGCTTCAGCAGTGCTATAAATGTCACCAGCAAACATCTGTAACTGCAGGTACTATCTTTGAATCAACCAAATTACCATTAAAGACTTGGTTCCAAGGGATGTATTTGATCTCCCAAGACAAAAAAGGTATATCAGCCATAGAATTACATCGCCATTTAGGTATTTCCTATCAAGCTGCCTGGAGAATGAAACATAAGCTCATGAAAGTGATGCAAGAAAGAGAAGGCACCAAGCAATTGTCGGGTTTTATTGAAATTGATGATGCCTATCTTGGTGGTGAGCGTACAGGTTGCAAAAGAGGTAGGGGAGCAGATGGGAAAATACCTTTTGTAGCAGCCGTAGAAACAACAAAACAAGGTCAACCGACACGAATTAAACTGAGCATTTTAAAAGGGTTTAATAAAGAAGAGATAACGGCTTGGAGTAGGCAGAATTTGGCCAAGGGCAGTACCGTAATCTCCGATGGACTGGCCTGTTTTAATGGTGTCATAGAAGCAGGTTGTCTTCATGATAAAATTGTATGCGGTGGTGGTCGTGCATCAGTAGAGGAACCTGAATTTTATTGGGTTAACACCATCCTTGGAAACTTAAAAAGTGCTTTACGTAGTACTTATCATGCTATTCGCGCTAAATATGCACAACGTTATCTTGCTGAATTTCAGTATCGATTTAATCGAAGATTTAGCTTAGTAGAATTTATTCCTAGGCTAGCATTTGTAGCACTGAGAACACCTCCACTACCAGGTAAGCTACTAAATATAGCTTAG
- a CDS encoding PH domain-containing protein, whose translation MGIVDALLGNASEVDVSKVQEELAPILADSEEVQHVYKLIRDMYVFTQRRLILIDKQGITGRKTEYHSIPYKSITHFVVETAGHFDLDAELKIWISSTEEPLVKELKGSSDVIAVQKALATFMFS comes from the coding sequence ATGGGAATTGTTGATGCTTTGTTAGGGAATGCGTCTGAAGTTGATGTAAGTAAAGTCCAAGAAGAGTTAGCGCCTATATTAGCAGATAGTGAAGAAGTCCAACATGTCTACAAACTTATTCGTGATATGTATGTTTTTACTCAAAGAAGATTGATACTAATTGATAAACAAGGCATTACGGGTAGGAAAACTGAATATCATTCGATTCCGTATAAATCGATCACACACTTTGTAGTCGAAACAGCAGGACATTTTGACTTGGATGCAGAACTAAAAATTTGGATATCTAGTACTGAAGAGCCTTTAGTAAAAGAGTTAAAAGGTAGTTCAGATGTTATCGCTGTACAAAAAGCTTTGGCTACTTTTATGTTTTCGTAA
- a CDS encoding tail protein X produces MQSYRTVAGQTLDEIAWRFYGKTTGYVELILEVNPNLSKQPTILPSGLIIQLPDIPASQDKQQVQLWD; encoded by the coding sequence ATGCAATCCTATAGAACCGTAGCAGGCCAAACCCTGGATGAAATTGCCTGGCGGTTTTATGGGAAAACGACAGGTTATGTGGAGTTGATATTGGAAGTTAACCCCAATTTATCAAAGCAACCAACGATTTTACCCAGCGGATTAATTATTCAACTGCCAGATATTCCCGCTAGCCAAGATAAACAACAGGTGCAGCTATGGGATTAA
- a CDS encoding IS5 family transposase (programmed frameshift), which yields MEITTQQFKMIEHLLPVQRGNVKLSNIQVLNAVLYVAEHGCKWRGLPKYFGNWHSIYTRVNRWAKKGVLDDVFSVLQEADVINIQVDLVSLDSTIIQVHPDGTGAFKKNGPQAIGKSRGGWSTKIHLVAADDQTAVTFSLSPGQAGDAPEGRKLLKRLENCGWEGAHVIMDKAYEGDETRQLVFDLNMEPVVPPKSNRLSPWKYDREMYKKRNEVERLFRRLKGFRRIFSRFEKLDTVFRFFIHFALIVDKLISVNRP from the exons ATGGAGATTACAACACAACAATTTAAAATGATCGAACACTTGCTGCCTGTTCAGCGCGGCAATGTAAAACTATCGAATATACAAGTACTCAACGCCGTTCTCTATGTTGCCGAGCATGGGTGTAAGTGGCGAGGGTTACCGAAATATTTTGGCAACTGGCACAGCATTTATACACGCGTTAATCGATGGGCCAAAAAAGGTGTTTTAGATGATGTTTTTTCTGTATTACAAGAAGCTGATGTCATCAATATCCAGGTTGATCTTGTGTCGCTCGATAGCACAATCATACAAGTTCATCCTGATGGTACAGGCGCGT TTAAAAAAAACGGTCCACAAGCGATTGGTAAATCAAGAGGAGGATGGTCAACTAAAATTCACCTGGTAGCAGCAGATGATCAAACGGCGGTCACTTTTTCATTATCTCCAGGTCAAGCAGGTGATGCACCGGAAGGTAGAAAGCTATTAAAGAGGCTTGAAAACTGTGGCTGGGAAGGTGCGCACGTCATTATGGATAAAGCCTACGAAGGTGACGAAACCAGGCAACTCGTATTTGATTTAAATATGGAGCCTGTGGTTCCGCCAAAAAGTAATCGGTTATCACCTTGGAAGTATGATCGTGAAATGTACAAGAAACGTAATGAAGTTGAACGCTTATTTCGTAGGCTAAAAGGCTTTAGACGTATATTCTCTCGATTTGAAAAATTAGACACTGTTTTTCGCTTTTTTATTCACTTTGCACTTATCGTCGACAAACTAATTAGTGTTAACAGGCCCTAG
- a CDS encoding tetratricopeptide repeat protein: MDSKKIIPLRRDQAINSVNYGFEPTPENIKEKYEEMRSLYYLDKIQETLNLANTLLQIDLKSAGRGYLETSILHYKGGCHTRLQDYRAALTAFKQITEINKFNNGAWAAITLIYLKLGQHEKAIQASDKALEIYADKKQFDFMRMELKL; the protein is encoded by the coding sequence ATGGACTCAAAAAAAATAATCCCCCTACGCCGTGATCAAGCCATAAATAGTGTCAACTATGGGTTCGAGCCAACTCCAGAAAATATTAAAGAAAAATATGAAGAAATGCGGTCTCTCTATTACTTAGATAAGATCCAAGAAACCCTAAACCTTGCCAATACATTGCTGCAAATAGACTTAAAATCAGCTGGTAGAGGATATCTTGAAACCAGCATTCTGCATTACAAAGGTGGTTGCCATACTAGGTTACAAGATTATAGAGCGGCTCTCACAGCATTTAAGCAAATAACAGAAATCAATAAATTTAATAATGGTGCTTGGGCTGCTATTACATTAATCTACCTAAAGCTAGGTCAACACGAAAAAGCTATACAAGCGAGCGATAAAGCATTAGAGATTTATGCTGACAAAAAACAGTTTGACTTTATGCGGATGGAGTTAAAGCTTTAA